The window ACCGTCCAACCGCCGGTTGAAGCAAAATTTCCCGCGCCACCGTAAGCCGGATAGGTCATTTCGCCAGAATCGAGAATCGGATTTTTGCTGGCAAGACCAAGCGCCCAGAAAAGATTTAAGAGGTAACCAGCATTATCTTGAGTAATCTTTAATTTCCCCGAACTCTGACCGGAAAGCATTTTTTCATACTCGGCCGGGAAACCGCCCCCGCGCGCCCGATAAAGCGCCCGGAATTTTTCGCCATCAATCGCCCCGACACTCGTAAGTTTCGCCCCCAAATCGTCCCAAACAACCGGCAGCTCGACCCCTGCTTCAGGCAGGACTTGGGCTTCGAGCACCGAAACTGTGCGAGCAGTTTCGGTGCTCTCCCCTTCAGTTGACTGGCTGGGAGAAGTCGCCACCGGCTCGGCCGTGTAGATAATCGCCCCGCCGACAATTATCGCCGAAAGCAAGATACAGACGCCGAGAAAATCTCTAGGACTTTGCTTCTGTTGATTATTTTCCATAAGTTAGCAACAATTTTTTAATTTCTCTTCAATGTCCTGCCGGCTTTCGCGAGTTACTTGAACATCAGACCGACCTTTGAAACCAAACCAGAGCAAAAGATACCCAACAATCGCCAATCCGAAATATAGCCAGGCAAAATTGAGTAAAGCGATCATCGCCGCGAAACCAAACGGAATAGATATTAATTTCCACCACATTTCTCGATCGCTAATTTTCCGACTCAAGGTATAGGAGATACCGACCGCACTTCCACCCATCAGCATCGCAATAAACGGCTCGCTGACCGGATAGTCAAACCCCTTCAGAAAAAGAAGTGTGAGCCAAGTCAGACTGACGAGCGCGCAAATTGGACAGATTTTTTTTAGAATTTGCATATTAGATGAATAAGATTAAAAGACCGATAATCAACATCGCCAAGCCTGCCCAAAGATGAACATCTTGTAGTTGCGTCCTCCGCCAGTCTTTGACTTTATCAATCAAGATTGGACTGGAAGCGATAATCAACACCGCGACCAAAGGCACAATCAAAATCAGATTGTAGAGCAAGAGATAGCCAAAACCGGAAAAGTAAGTCAGCGAATCATGAAGCAAACCGATAACCATTAGGTACGGCCCGCCCATGCAAGGAAATTGGCAGAGCCCAACAAGAATTCCCAGACCAAACGCCGCCGGCAAGGAAGCGACGTTGATGAGCCGGCTCATTGCCCCGTGCGCCGAATCAGGGATTTTCAAGCGAATCGGAAACTTCGGGAAAATCGCGCCGAGCAAATTCAAAAGGCCGAAAGCGATTAACATCCCCGCCCCTAACTTCCCCATAAAGTGGGGCACGCTGAAGATATGGAGCACTTGCAGAAGCCCGATGCCAATTGCGAAATACGCCGCGAAAATTCCGAAGATATAGAGTCCGCCAATTTGTAGAATTTTCTTGCGTGTGAGTTGCAGACCGAATAGAAATGCGATCGTAATCAAAAGAATCGAGAACGAACATGGATGCACGCTGTCTAAGAGTGCCGAGAAGAAAACCAGAGGCAAAAGCCAAACCCCGCCCTGACTCACACTCCATAGGAACGACGAAAAGCCCGGGCTGAATTTCAGAATAACAACTCCGATGATTGCGAGCAGGACTATTCCAATTGTAATTTTAAGTTTTTTCACAGAATTTTTTATTTTTAATTTTCATTTTTAGATTTCAATTTTTCATTTTCTATGGCTTAACTAGCGCCTTGATTTCCAACTGGATCGCATTCCCTGCCTCATCCTCCAAATTAATAAACCGACCAATCACCCCGACTCCGGCCGGACCGTGAGCATTTGGGTCATAAATCGCCCGAATAACGCGACTCTCCCCCGCCTTAATGATTTCATTGGCCGGCGGAACATAACCCATTCCCGGCATACCGAAAGGCCCCTTGGTACTGCCGTCTTCTCTAATCAATATAGCTTTAGTACACATGCAGGAAGTCGTGACCTTTTTGAGATTAATGTCGTTGGCAGTTGGATTGGTAATCGTAAAATCCTTTTCCACATTTCCATCTTTCATCGAGATCGTGCCGAAATCATAGAAGATCTCCGGAGCATAGAGCGTACTAGTAGCTGTATCGTACCCGATGGCAGGATGAAAACTTGGGTCAACATCCCCCACTGATGCAGTATTGGTATTTCCGGTATTTTTTACATTCTTCGGATAGCCCCATACCAGAATAAATACCAGAATCAATAACGTGAGAACCGCAATAATCACTATTTTTAATTTCATAATTGAATAATTAGAGAAACATAATTTAATAACAAATAGCAACAAGCCCGCCAAAAATGAGCGGGCGCGCCGAAAAACGAAAAACCCCTCGTTTTTCGGCGCTAACTAAAAAGCCGGACTATTCTCGAGAAGCGAGAGCCAGCGAATTATTTTCCTTTGAGCGGCAACCCTAGGCGGACAATCGGCAAAACTTCTGGCTAAAACCAGATTAGGCGAACTGAAAATTGTCGCTTGACGAATTATCAAAAGGGCCAAGACCAAAAGCGCA of the Candidatus Paceibacterota bacterium genome contains:
- a CDS encoding cytochrome c biogenesis protein CcdA, whose protein sequence is MKKLKITIGIVLLAIIGVVILKFSPGFSSFLWSVSQGGVWLLPLVFFSALLDSVHPCSFSILLITIAFLFGLQLTRKKILQIGGLYIFGIFAAYFAIGIGLLQVLHIFSVPHFMGKLGAGMLIAFGLLNLLGAIFPKFPIRLKIPDSAHGAMSRLINVASLPAAFGLGILVGLCQFPCMGGPYLMVIGLLHDSLTYFSGFGYLLLYNLILIVPLVAVLIIASSPILIDKVKDWRRTQLQDVHLWAGLAMLIIGLLILFI
- a CDS encoding DUF1573 domain-containing protein gives rise to the protein MKLKIVIIAVLTLLILVFILVWGYPKNVKNTGNTNTASVGDVDPSFHPAIGYDTATSTLYAPEIFYDFGTISMKDGNVEKDFTITNPTANDINLKKVTTSCMCTKAILIREDGSTKGPFGMPGMGYVPPANEIIKAGESRVIRAIYDPNAHGPAGVGVIGRFINLEDEAGNAIQLEIKALVKP